From Bacteroidales bacterium, a single genomic window includes:
- the pgi gene encoding glucose-6-phosphate isomerase, with product MTPETQQLTNQPAWKALRNHLSNGIPHLRELFRGNDHRAGKMSIEAVGLFLDYSKNRITDETLVLLLKLAEDTGLREKIDAMFRGEKINITENRAVLHVALRAPAEAVIMVDGQNVVPGVHEVLNKMTVFAGKVRSGEWKGYSGKPVKNIVNIGIGGSDLGPVMAYEALKSYSDRSLNFRFVSNVDGTDFAEAVIDLDASETLFIISSKTFTTLETMTNAHSARKWFLDQAGGDENAIARHFVAVSTNAAAVAKFGIDTGNMFGFWDWVGGRYSMDSAIGLSTMLAIGPENFRAMLSGFHLMDEHFRTAPFETNLPVLMALISIWNVNFLGAETIAVLPYEQYLKRFPAYLQQLTMESNGKSVTLDGLKVDYETSPIYWGEPGTNGQHSFYQLIHQGTRLIPCDFIAFIEPQHQLDNHHDILMANMFAQAEALAFGKTIEQVNTEGVPEWLAPHKVFEGNRPSNTILSQRLTPEVLGKLIALYEHIVFTQGAVWNVGSFDQWGVELGKVLAQRITPELEGDTEPVLQHDGSTNNLIRRYRAMKKRR from the coding sequence ATGACACCAGAAACCCAACAACTCACGAATCAGCCTGCATGGAAGGCGCTGAGAAATCATCTGAGCAATGGAATCCCTCATCTCCGCGAACTTTTCCGGGGAAATGATCACCGCGCAGGGAAAATGTCAATTGAGGCAGTAGGCCTTTTTCTCGATTATTCCAAAAACCGGATTACAGATGAAACCCTGGTTTTATTGTTAAAACTGGCCGAAGATACAGGGCTGCGCGAAAAGATAGATGCCATGTTCAGGGGAGAAAAAATCAACATCACCGAAAACCGGGCTGTTTTGCATGTGGCTTTACGTGCGCCCGCAGAGGCTGTTATTATGGTTGATGGCCAAAATGTTGTTCCGGGAGTTCATGAAGTGTTGAATAAAATGACCGTGTTTGCCGGCAAGGTGCGTTCAGGAGAATGGAAGGGCTATAGCGGGAAACCGGTTAAAAATATTGTGAACATTGGAATTGGCGGCTCGGATCTGGGTCCGGTGATGGCTTACGAAGCGTTGAAAAGTTATAGCGACCGTTCGCTGAATTTCAGGTTTGTATCCAATGTTGATGGAACTGATTTCGCCGAAGCGGTGATTGATCTCGACGCATCCGAAACACTTTTCATCATCTCCTCAAAAACCTTCACCACCCTCGAAACCATGACCAACGCCCACTCTGCACGGAAATGGTTTCTTGACCAAGCCGGGGGAGATGAAAATGCCATTGCCAGACATTTTGTAGCCGTTTCCACCAATGCTGCTGCGGTAGCCAAATTCGGTATTGACACCGGAAATATGTTCGGTTTCTGGGATTGGGTTGGCGGCCGCTACTCGATGGATTCAGCCATTGGCCTTTCGACGATGCTCGCCATTGGACCGGAGAATTTTCGGGCAATGCTCAGCGGATTCCACCTGATGGATGAACATTTCCGGACGGCCCCATTTGAAACAAATCTGCCGGTGCTTATGGCTTTAATTTCGATCTGGAATGTCAATTTTCTTGGCGCTGAAACTATTGCCGTTTTGCCTTATGAGCAATACCTGAAACGGTTCCCGGCTTACCTTCAGCAGCTTACGATGGAAAGTAACGGCAAGAGTGTAACGCTTGACGGCCTTAAGGTTGATTATGAGACCAGCCCAATCTACTGGGGTGAGCCGGGTACCAACGGCCAGCATTCTTTTTATCAACTCATACACCAGGGTACACGACTCATTCCCTGCGATTTTATTGCTTTTATTGAGCCGCAACATCAATTGGACAATCATCATGACATCCTGATGGCTAACATGTTTGCCCAGGCCGAAGCGCTGGCATTTGGCAAAACAATAGAACAGGTCAACACTGAGGGAGTGCCCGAATGGCTGGCGCCGCACAAAGTATTTGAAGGTAACCGGCCATCCAACACCATTCTTTCACAGCGTTTGACTCCGGAAGTATTGGGCAAACTAATTGCACTCTACGAACACATTGTATTCACCCAGGGTGCCGTCTGGAATGTCGGGTCATTTGATCAATGGGGCGTTGAACTGGGAAAAGTGCTCGCACAGCGGATAACACCAGAGTTGGAAGGTGATACCGAACCAGTGCTTCAGCACGATGGCTCAACCAACAATCTGATCCGACGCTACCGGGCAATGAAAAAAAGAAGGTGA
- a CDS encoding DASS family sodium-coupled anion symporter: MDEYIKSRLMRLIKFLLSMVVALGITFLIRDPGFTDSQDYVLFLLFFSIGLWLTEAMPAFAVSLLIIAFLVFALGNERFNSAPENIDKYANTFSSSVIWLMLGGFFLASAMTKTKLDLALFKFTLKLSGSRPVNLLIGLMATTMVASMLMSNTATTAMVIAAIMPLLMSLPKDSGFSKALLLGIPIAAATGGMGTIIGTPPNAIAVGALENAGIHIDFIDWMKFGVPLAFVLTAISCYVLIKLFIKDKTPIPLAFLDEQKFELSREFNRQRFITIGVIIVTVALWLTTSLHGIKVAAICAVPLVILTLTRVLEGKDVQGLPWDTLLLVAGGLSLGLALESTGLMTFYAQQLINLEINTLVLMFVFAFFTMLVSNIMSNTAASTVMIPLGMAILVGFKAEIALIIALAASTAMFLPVSSPPNAISYSTGLLAQKDFRIGGFIVGGLGPLLAILWVLLLS; this comes from the coding sequence ATGGACGAGTATATTAAATCGAGGTTAATGAGACTGATCAAGTTTCTGCTTTCGATGGTCGTAGCATTAGGTATTACTTTCCTTATCCGCGATCCCGGATTTACTGACTCTCAGGATTATGTGCTTTTCCTTTTATTTTTTTCCATAGGTTTATGGCTTACCGAGGCGATGCCAGCATTTGCCGTCAGTCTGCTGATTATTGCATTTCTTGTATTTGCGCTTGGTAACGAACGTTTTAACTCAGCGCCGGAAAACATTGATAAATATGCGAATACTTTCTCCAGCAGTGTAATCTGGCTGATGCTCGGAGGTTTTTTTCTCGCTTCAGCCATGACCAAAACGAAACTCGATCTGGCCCTTTTTAAATTTACCCTTAAGTTATCAGGTTCCAGGCCGGTTAACTTACTCATCGGGCTAATGGCGACTACTATGGTTGCCTCTATGTTAATGTCCAACACAGCTACAACTGCAATGGTCATTGCCGCTATCATGCCCCTGCTGATGTCGCTACCAAAGGATTCAGGTTTTTCGAAAGCATTACTGTTGGGCATTCCGATAGCCGCGGCAACAGGTGGTATGGGAACCATCATCGGTACCCCACCAAATGCCATCGCAGTCGGGGCTCTTGAAAATGCGGGAATCCATATTGATTTCATCGACTGGATGAAATTTGGGGTTCCGCTCGCATTCGTTCTAACCGCAATCAGCTGCTATGTACTCATCAAACTTTTCATCAAAGACAAAACACCCATTCCCCTCGCTTTTCTTGATGAACAGAAATTTGAACTCTCCCGTGAGTTTAACAGGCAGAGGTTCATTACAATAGGGGTTATCATTGTTACGGTAGCATTATGGTTGACCACTTCGCTTCACGGAATTAAAGTTGCAGCAATTTGCGCAGTTCCCCTTGTGATTCTTACGCTGACGCGCGTTCTTGAGGGCAAAGATGTTCAAGGGCTACCCTGGGACACACTATTGCTCGTTGCCGGTGGTTTGTCGCTCGGGTTGGCGCTCGAATCAACCGGCTTGATGACTTTCTATGCTCAACAGCTCATCAATTTGGAAATAAACACTTTAGTACTGATGTTCGTTTTTGCATTTTTTACCATGCTGGTTTCCAATATCATGAGCAATACAGCTGCCAGTACGGTGATGATTCCACTTGGCATGGCTATCCTGGTCGGATTTAAAGCTGAAATTGCATTGATCATTGCCCTTGCAGCTTCAACAGCTATGTTCCTGCCGGTATCTTCACCACCCAACGCAATATCATACAGTACGGGATTACTTGCTCAGAAGGATTTCAGAATAGGAGGTTTTATCGTTGGAGGACTTGGCCCATTGTTAGCCATTTTATGGGTGCTCTTACTCTCGTAA
- a CDS encoding NAD-dependent malic enzyme, translating to MEEKTGYSLLRNPRYTKGTAFTPEERKKYGLEGLLPINVESMETQILRINMQLENIEAPINKYIYLSQLQDTNETLFYKTIISEPAKFLPLVYTPTVGEACEKFGHIARRPKGLFISIDQKDRIREILKNWPEKDIRFIVVTDGGRILGLGDLGIFGIGIPIGKLALYTSCAGVPPEHTLPIVLDVGTNNETFLTDPLYPGLKHKRIRGKEFDDFVEAFVVAANEVYPKLCIQWEDFPGVDAIRILNQYRDNVCTFNDDIQGTAAIATAGFISISRHLGKPFRDQKFLFLGAGAAGFGIADMLVKKFQKDGLTREEALKQIWMFDVNGLLVKSRTDLAEHQKEFAHECDPISDFAEAILKIKPTAIVGVSTVGGAFNQQVIENMSAVNERPIIFPYSNPTSHSECTAEQAYTWSKGKAIFASGSPFPPVTYRGKTFTPGQGNNVFIFPALGLAIYATEAKRVTDDMLITAAEGVAEQVSPKDFESGLIYPSVNDIRNVSVNVAVKVAQEIFSSGLAGIEKPGDIRAFIKSKMYAPIYK from the coding sequence ATGGAAGAAAAGACTGGGTATTCACTGTTGCGCAATCCACGCTATACCAAAGGAACGGCTTTTACGCCTGAAGAACGAAAGAAATATGGACTTGAAGGATTGTTACCCATCAATGTAGAGTCAATGGAAACACAGATTCTGCGCATTAATATGCAGTTAGAAAACATTGAGGCGCCGATCAATAAGTACATCTACCTCTCGCAACTTCAGGATACAAATGAGACGCTGTTTTACAAAACCATCATTAGCGAGCCGGCAAAATTTTTACCGCTGGTTTACACACCAACTGTAGGCGAAGCTTGTGAAAAATTCGGTCATATTGCCCGGCGGCCAAAAGGGCTTTTTATTTCCATTGACCAAAAAGACCGTATCAGGGAGATACTGAAAAACTGGCCTGAAAAAGATATTCGCTTCATTGTGGTCACCGATGGTGGAAGAATACTTGGGCTGGGCGATCTCGGCATTTTCGGTATCGGCATTCCGATCGGAAAACTGGCACTCTATACCAGTTGTGCCGGTGTTCCACCTGAACATACACTTCCGATCGTTTTAGATGTTGGCACAAACAATGAAACGTTCTTAACCGATCCGCTTTATCCCGGATTAAAACATAAACGGATCAGAGGAAAGGAGTTTGACGATTTTGTTGAGGCCTTCGTTGTAGCTGCAAATGAGGTTTATCCAAAATTATGTATTCAGTGGGAGGACTTTCCGGGGGTGGATGCCATCCGCATTTTGAATCAATATCGTGACAATGTGTGCACCTTCAATGATGATATACAAGGCACGGCTGCTATTGCTACTGCCGGGTTTATCTCCATCAGCAGGCATCTGGGGAAACCATTCCGCGATCAGAAATTTCTCTTCCTGGGAGCTGGCGCCGCCGGATTTGGCATAGCAGATATGCTGGTGAAAAAGTTTCAGAAAGATGGATTAACCCGTGAAGAAGCTTTAAAACAAATCTGGATGTTCGACGTAAACGGCTTACTGGTCAAATCAAGAACCGACCTGGCTGAGCACCAGAAGGAATTTGCCCATGAATGTGACCCCATCAGTGATTTTGCAGAAGCGATACTAAAGATAAAACCCACAGCTATTGTTGGTGTAAGCACTGTTGGCGGTGCTTTCAATCAGCAGGTCATCGAAAATATGAGTGCTGTAAACGAAAGACCAATTATCTTCCCCTACTCCAACCCTACTTCACATTCGGAATGCACTGCAGAGCAAGCATATACCTGGAGCAAAGGCAAAGCGATCTTTGCCAGTGGCAGTCCTTTTCCGCCGGTAACTTACAGAGGTAAAACCTTTACCCCCGGACAGGGTAATAACGTATTCATCTTCCCTGCCTTAGGTTTAGCCATTTATGCAACAGAAGCCAAACGAGTAACTGACGACATGCTGATCACAGCTGCAGAAGGAGTGGCTGAGCAGGTTAGTCCTAAGGATTTTGAAAGCGGTTTGATCTATCCATCGGTGAATGACATTCGAAATGTATCAGTGAATGTCGCGGTTAAAGTTGCTCAAGAGATTTTCAGCAGCGGTTTGGCAGGCATTGAAAAACCAGGCGATATCAGGGCATTTATCAAAAGTAAAATGTACGCGCCAATTTACAAGTAA
- a CDS encoding pyrimidine/purine nucleoside phosphorylase yields MFKTNEYFDGKVKSIAFETAEGPATVGVMAAGDYEFGTSTVEHMTVTSGTMDVMLPGESGWKSYKAFETFIVPKDVKFKVNMQTDTSYRCLYK; encoded by the coding sequence ATGTTTAAAACAAATGAATATTTTGACGGCAAAGTGAAGTCCATTGCTTTCGAAACTGCTGAAGGGCCGGCCACAGTTGGAGTGATGGCAGCAGGAGACTATGAATTCGGAACCTCTACGGTTGAGCACATGACCGTCACCTCAGGAACCATGGATGTGATGCTCCCGGGCGAATCCGGGTGGAAGAGCTATAAAGCCTTTGAAACCTTCATCGTTCCAAAAGACGTGAAGTTTAAAGTAAACATGCAAACGGATACATCTTACCGCTGCTTGTATAAATAA
- a CDS encoding aldehyde:ferredoxin oxidoreductase, which translates to MEALELKEMHKLLKSWSYKWKPLERGYTDKILYLNLSNNEIKEKDVPALMKEKFIGGRGYGLKLLWDATKPDTRWNDPENEINIASGPIGGITQYSGSGKSICVSISPQTDIPIDSNVGGFFGPFLKFSGFDAIEITGKSDKDVIIFIDGVNHKVEINEAPYDLLDSHLLGEALTEMYADDEKDKKNIGVVSTGIAADHSLIGMLNFTFYDPKRKLVRLKQAGRGGIGTVFRDKKIKAIVCKIPGVKGNLNNVVDLEAIMERGRRFNKEMRDFDDSQAEMRTKGTAHLTNVMNDYDLFPTNNFKFGSHPDAVKVHSNIYKERFTQGVPDGCWIGCNMSCAKGVDNYMLRTGPYKGQCVIVDGPEYETAASLGSCAGIFDPDFTIEANFYCDTYGICTITWGTILGFVMECYENGILNDERTGGLKLNFGNADGAMELLHQLARGEGFGVVAGQGVHKMKKIFAAKGWGDPQFLQDIGMENKGLEYSQYVSKESLAQQGGYAMTNKGPQHDEAWLIFMDMVNNQIPTFEKKAEALHYFPMFRTWFGLQGLCKLPWNDVEPENNAQTDEPAKVPEHVDNYVTIYRAVTGDMSFDKHEMIRQSERVYNFQRIFNIRRGYGLRKHDAQPYRAAGPVTVEEYESRAERYDKQMKELIGVDPAGKSTEEKVTITRKYREDRYEQLLDAVYFRRGWTKNGVPKIDHLMKIGMDLPEVIEIVKEKQE; encoded by the coding sequence ATGGAAGCTTTAGAATTAAAGGAGATGCACAAATTGCTCAAATCGTGGTCGTACAAATGGAAACCACTCGAAAGAGGTTACACCGACAAAATCCTCTACCTGAACCTGAGCAACAACGAAATCAAAGAAAAAGATGTACCAGCCTTGATGAAGGAAAAATTCATCGGAGGGCGAGGTTACGGGCTGAAACTGTTGTGGGATGCCACCAAACCCGACACCAGATGGAATGATCCCGAAAACGAAATCAACATTGCCTCAGGCCCAATTGGAGGAATTACCCAGTATTCCGGCTCAGGAAAATCAATCTGTGTTTCCATTTCACCGCAAACCGACATTCCGATTGACAGTAACGTTGGCGGATTCTTTGGCCCGTTTCTTAAGTTCTCAGGTTTTGATGCCATCGAGATCACCGGAAAATCAGACAAAGACGTGATCATTTTCATTGATGGGGTTAATCACAAAGTGGAAATCAATGAAGCGCCTTACGACCTGCTCGACAGCCATCTGCTGGGAGAAGCGCTTACCGAAATGTATGCCGATGACGAAAAAGATAAAAAAAATATAGGCGTTGTCTCCACCGGAATTGCGGCAGATCACTCTCTGATCGGGATGCTGAACTTCACTTTTTACGATCCAAAACGCAAACTCGTTCGTCTGAAACAAGCCGGCCGTGGCGGTATCGGAACCGTTTTCAGAGATAAAAAGATAAAAGCTATCGTTTGCAAAATCCCGGGAGTAAAAGGGAACCTCAACAATGTGGTTGACCTGGAAGCCATTATGGAACGTGGCCGCCGCTTTAACAAAGAGATGCGCGATTTCGACGACAGCCAGGCCGAGATGAGAACCAAAGGAACGGCTCACCTCACTAATGTTATGAATGATTACGACTTATTTCCCACCAATAATTTCAAATTCGGAAGCCACCCCGACGCGGTGAAGGTTCACTCGAATATCTACAAAGAACGCTTTACACAAGGCGTTCCGGACGGCTGCTGGATTGGCTGCAACATGTCGTGCGCCAAAGGTGTTGACAACTATATGCTGCGCACCGGCCCTTACAAAGGACAATGTGTTATTGTTGACGGCCCTGAATACGAAACAGCCGCTTCACTCGGCTCATGTGCCGGCATTTTCGACCCCGACTTCACCATCGAAGCCAACTTCTATTGCGACACCTATGGCATTTGTACAATTACATGGGGAACCATCCTGGGATTTGTAATGGAATGCTACGAAAACGGGATTTTAAATGATGAACGCACAGGCGGCCTGAAGCTTAACTTCGGAAATGCTGATGGCGCCATGGAGTTGCTCCATCAACTGGCACGTGGCGAAGGATTTGGTGTGGTTGCCGGACAAGGCGTTCACAAAATGAAAAAAATATTTGCCGCAAAAGGTTGGGGAGACCCACAGTTCCTCCAGGATATCGGCATGGAAAACAAAGGACTTGAGTATTCTCAATATGTTTCCAAAGAATCGCTGGCGCAGCAGGGCGGCTATGCCATGACAAACAAAGGTCCGCAGCACGACGAAGCCTGGCTCATCTTTATGGATATGGTGAACAACCAGATCCCCACATTTGAGAAAAAAGCCGAAGCGCTGCACTACTTCCCGATGTTCCGTACCTGGTTTGGATTACAGGGCTTATGCAAACTCCCCTGGAACGACGTGGAACCTGAAAACAATGCCCAGACAGACGAACCTGCCAAAGTGCCCGAACACGTGGATAACTACGTGACCATTTACCGCGCTGTTACCGGCGATATGAGTTTCGACAAACATGAGATGATCCGCCAGAGCGAGCGGGTGTATAACTTCCAGCGGATTTTCAATATCCGTCGCGGATACGGCCTTCGCAAACACGATGCCCAGCCTTACCGCGCTGCCGGCCCCGTAACTGTTGAAGAATACGAATCAAGAGCCGAACGCTACGACAAGCAGATGAAAGAGTTGATCGGTGTTGACCCGGCTGGGAAATCTACCGAAGAGAAAGTAACCATCACACGCAAATACCGCGAAGACCGCTATGAGCAACTGCTCGACGCAGTTTATTTCCGCCGCGGATGGACCAAAAATGGTGTACCAAAGATCGACCACCTGATGAAGATCGGCATGGATTTGCCGGAAGTTATCGAAATTGTAAAAGAAAAACAAGAATAA
- a CDS encoding 2-oxoisovalerate dehydrogenase: protein MNELLFVVEEAPEGGYTAKAVGSAIFTEADTINELKEMVKDAVFCHFEDEELPKQIRLQFFKEEVL, encoded by the coding sequence ATGAACGAACTTTTATTTGTGGTTGAAGAAGCGCCGGAAGGAGGTTATACGGCAAAAGCTGTGGGATCGGCAATTTTCACCGAAGCGGACACTATAAATGAGTTGAAAGAAATGGTCAAAGATGCCGTATTTTGTCATTTCGAAGATGAGGAACTCCCAAAACAAATCCGGCTTCAATTTTTCAAAGAGGAAGTCCTCTAA